The following proteins are co-located in the Syngnathus scovelli strain Florida chromosome 21, RoL_Ssco_1.2, whole genome shotgun sequence genome:
- the LOC125991585 gene encoding zinc finger protein 551 isoform X2, which yields MDEGSSEQPGPSLPFPTLSFLVPPVRLVSAAIWQTIEQKTVSDYGLLEEFVFMVTDIVPQLLSTRQRAELILGLRARLILELCRSEETANIQTIQPHLDRMQNLQSLWKVETSNATPDISDSHFMSLVRNLLRNAEERNNFFQDVFPEDFGPTYDKAIQTLMWLFLSRLEKLIPSQSLQQIASLLSDSSSVLKECMESFTGSQGLKTVLDTHKDLSQLEDVESCEVDSGILSTLCLPPAERDAILHEQAGIDAESSVVYTDCTEMEVEAGNKMPFAEESVQKQWLGIGQEEKPDVGTEAAQEGEDGKVTVLDTLAKAAPPSRRGRKKKRPDDEDFQVPAGMRDPDFDLLKRPVRKNRGLKMKRLLSQWRKSGRTPATSSSNSSPKKYSDSLDSAKGDGLDDRTCSVCGKVLSHAKFMERHMNQHTEELMYSCAVCQRNFKHFRFLQQHKCQSGMTEAEAQKENAETAEEEDSKSAIVICEPGDETLPADDTADDPDYTLADEKRSSKELGQKSPEDAKNILDGPYYCPHCSVEFKCKQTFRFHLRNICYNEQQVDPDQPEDVRHCFRCNECDKAFKYKSTLDSHKQTHNPLYCEVCMKLVRDSEALAMHKESHTPFQCNQCEDNFPVFKALHKHYIDVHNPAEPFTCAHCQTTFASLKRFIRHEWKHTGYQPFQCPHCTKRFRSYSDLVEHQKKHTKAYPFLCWECGKKFRHGVTLTRHVERVHQSGDILSDKALPTFACTQCGKSFTSRRCLLKHDNFHHKGMRFPCEHCGKGFFGKDALVRHTLIHTGERPFKCDDCDKSFRSSAELKIHRRYHTGERPFKCSICEKGFVQSCFLTLHMRTHTGERPYVCANCNKAFSSLHGLKRHRRLVHA from the exons ATGGATGAAGGTTCCTCCGAACAACCCG GTCCATCTCTCCCCTTCCCCACTCTGAGCTTCCTGGTTCCTCCGGTTCGTCTGGTCTCTGCAGCCATCTGGCAAACCATAGAGCAGAAGACTGTATCGGATTATGGACTGCTTGAAGAGTTTGTGTTTATGGTTACCGACATTGTTCCTCAACTCCTTTCAACCAGGCAACGTGCGGAACTCATCTTGGGCCTGAGAGCACGG CTCATCCTGGAGCTGTGCCGCTCTGAGGAGACAGCCAACATCCAGACCATTCAGCCACATCTTGATCGTATGCAAAACCTTCAATCACTGTGGAAAGTGGAG acCAGTAATGCAACTCCAGACATTTCTGACTCTCATTTTATGAGCCTCGTCCGGAATCTGCTGAGGAATGCAGAAGAAAGAAACAACTTTTTTCAA GATGTTTTCCCTGAAGACTTTGGTCCCACATATGACAAAGCAATCCAGACGTTGATGTGGCTCTTTCTGTCCAGGCTGGAAAAGCTTATTCCGAGTCAGTCTCTTCAACAG ATCGCATCTTTGTTAAGTGACTCATCTTCAGTTCTGAAAGAGTGCATGGAGTCTTTTACTGGGTCGCAGGGGCTCAAAACAGTGTTGGACACACACAAGGACCTCAGCCAGTTGGAGGATGTTG AATCTTGCGAGGTTGACAGTGGCATCTTGTCCACTCTCTgtcttcctcctgcggaaagagatGCAATCCTCCATGAGCAAGCCGGAATAGATGCAGAGAGTAGCGTGGTTTACACAGACTGCACAGAGATGGAGGTCGAAGCTGGCAACAAAATGCCATTTGCTGAGGAAAGTGTGCAAAAACAGTGGTTGGGAATTGGTCAGGAAGAGAAGCCAGACGTTGGTACGGAGGCGGCTCAAGAAG GTGAGGATGGCAAGGTGACGGTGCTGGACACCTTAGCAAAGGCAGCACCGCCGAGCAGACGCGGGAGAAAAAAGAAGCGTCCGGATGATGAAGATTTTCAAGTGCCCGCGGGCATGCGGGATCCCGACTTTGATCTGCTGAAAAGACCGGTGCGAAAGAATCGCGGACTCAAGATGAAACGGCTCCTGTCGCAGTGGCGGAAATCTGGGAGGACACCGGCCACCAGCAGCAGTAACAGCAGCCCCAAAAAGTATTCCGACTCGCTTGACTCGGCCAAAGGCGACGGCTTGGACGACAGAACGTGCAGCGTGTGCGGCAAGGTGCTGAGCCATGCCAAATTCATGGAGCGCCACATGAACCAACACACCGAAGAGCTGATGTACTCTTGTGCAGTGTGTCAGAGAAACTTCAAGCACTTCCGCTTCTTGCAGCAACACAAATGCCAAAGCGGCATGACCGAGGCAGAAGCCCAGAAAGAAAACGCAGAGACGGCAGAAGAAGAGGACAGCAAGTCCGCCATCGTTATTTGCGAGCCAGGCGACGAAACGCTGCCCGCGGATGACACGGCGGACGACCCCGATTACACGCTCGCTGACGAAAAGAGGTCCTCCAAAGAATTGGGACAGAAAAGCCCGGAGGACGCAAAGAACATCCTGGACGGCCCGTACTATTGTCCCCACTGCAGCGTGGAGTTCAAGTGCAAGCAGACGTTTCGCTTTCATTTGAGAAACATCTGTTACAACGAGCAACAGGTGGACCCGGATCAACCCGAAGACGTCCGCCATTGCTTCCGGTGCAACGAGTGCGACAAGGCCTTCAAGTACAAGTCGACCTTGGATTCCCACAAGCAAACGCACAACCCGCTCTACTGCGAGGTTTGCATGAAACTGGTGCGCGATTCCGAAGCCTTGGCCATGCACAAGGAATCGCACACGCCGTTCCAGTGCAACCAGTGCGAGGACAACTTCCCCGTGTTCAAGGCGCTGCATAAGCACTACATAGACGTCCACAATCCCGCCGAGCCTTTCACCTGCGCCCACTGCCAGACCACCTTTGCCAGTTTGAAGCGTTTCATCCGACACGAGTGGAAGCACACCGGCTACCAGCCCTTCCAGTGCCCCCACTGCACAAAAAGATTCCGATCGTACTCCGACCTGGTGGAGCACCAGAAAAAACACACCAAGGCTTATCCCTTCCTTTGCTGGGAGTGCGGCAAGAAATTCCGACACGGCGTCACTCTGACCCGGCACGTGGAGCGCGTGCACCAGTCCGGCGATATCCTCAGCGATAAGGCTTTACCCACCTTTGCGTGCACTCAGTGCGGGAAGAGCTTCACCTCCAGGAGATGCCTCCTGAAGCACGATAACTTCCATCACAAAGGCATGCGCTTCCCGTGCGAGCACTGCGGCAAGGGTTTCTTCGGGAAAGACGCGCTCGTGAGGCACACCTTGATCCACACGGGCGAAAGGCCGTTCAAATGCGACGACTGCGACAAGTCCTTCCGTTCCTCGGCGGAGCTTAAAATCCACCGCAGATACCATACGGGCGAAAGGCCCTTTAAGTGTAGCATCTGCGAAAAGGGTTTTGTTCAGTCTTGTTTTCTCACGCTACACATGAGAACTCATACTGGAGAGAGACCATATGTTTGCGCTAACTGTAACAAAGCCTTTTCCAGTTTACATGGCTTGAAAAGACATCGCAGGCTCGTCCACGCATAG
- the LOC125991585 gene encoding zinc finger protein 551 isoform X1, which produces MDEGSSEQPGPSLPFPTLSFLVPPVRLVSAAIWQTIEQKTVSDYGLLEEFVFMVTDIVPQLLSTRQRAELILGLRARLILELCRSEETANIQTIQPHLDRMQNLQSLWKVETSNATPDISDSHFMSLVRNLLRNAEERNNFFQDVFPEDFGPTYDKAIQTLMWLFLSRLEKLIPSQSLQQIASLLSDSSSVLKECMESFTGSQGLKTVLDTHKDLSQLEDVESCEVDSGILSTLCLPPAERDAILHEQAGIDAESSVVYTDCTEMEVEAGNKMPFAEESVQKQWLGIGQEEKPDVGTEAAQEGTRANDGGMDHHHNLSETLIIGEDGKVTVLDTLAKAAPPSRRGRKKKRPDDEDFQVPAGMRDPDFDLLKRPVRKNRGLKMKRLLSQWRKSGRTPATSSSNSSPKKYSDSLDSAKGDGLDDRTCSVCGKVLSHAKFMERHMNQHTEELMYSCAVCQRNFKHFRFLQQHKCQSGMTEAEAQKENAETAEEEDSKSAIVICEPGDETLPADDTADDPDYTLADEKRSSKELGQKSPEDAKNILDGPYYCPHCSVEFKCKQTFRFHLRNICYNEQQVDPDQPEDVRHCFRCNECDKAFKYKSTLDSHKQTHNPLYCEVCMKLVRDSEALAMHKESHTPFQCNQCEDNFPVFKALHKHYIDVHNPAEPFTCAHCQTTFASLKRFIRHEWKHTGYQPFQCPHCTKRFRSYSDLVEHQKKHTKAYPFLCWECGKKFRHGVTLTRHVERVHQSGDILSDKALPTFACTQCGKSFTSRRCLLKHDNFHHKGMRFPCEHCGKGFFGKDALVRHTLIHTGERPFKCDDCDKSFRSSAELKIHRRYHTGERPFKCSICEKGFVQSCFLTLHMRTHTGERPYVCANCNKAFSSLHGLKRHRRLVHA; this is translated from the exons ATGGATGAAGGTTCCTCCGAACAACCCG GTCCATCTCTCCCCTTCCCCACTCTGAGCTTCCTGGTTCCTCCGGTTCGTCTGGTCTCTGCAGCCATCTGGCAAACCATAGAGCAGAAGACTGTATCGGATTATGGACTGCTTGAAGAGTTTGTGTTTATGGTTACCGACATTGTTCCTCAACTCCTTTCAACCAGGCAACGTGCGGAACTCATCTTGGGCCTGAGAGCACGG CTCATCCTGGAGCTGTGCCGCTCTGAGGAGACAGCCAACATCCAGACCATTCAGCCACATCTTGATCGTATGCAAAACCTTCAATCACTGTGGAAAGTGGAG acCAGTAATGCAACTCCAGACATTTCTGACTCTCATTTTATGAGCCTCGTCCGGAATCTGCTGAGGAATGCAGAAGAAAGAAACAACTTTTTTCAA GATGTTTTCCCTGAAGACTTTGGTCCCACATATGACAAAGCAATCCAGACGTTGATGTGGCTCTTTCTGTCCAGGCTGGAAAAGCTTATTCCGAGTCAGTCTCTTCAACAG ATCGCATCTTTGTTAAGTGACTCATCTTCAGTTCTGAAAGAGTGCATGGAGTCTTTTACTGGGTCGCAGGGGCTCAAAACAGTGTTGGACACACACAAGGACCTCAGCCAGTTGGAGGATGTTG AATCTTGCGAGGTTGACAGTGGCATCTTGTCCACTCTCTgtcttcctcctgcggaaagagatGCAATCCTCCATGAGCAAGCCGGAATAGATGCAGAGAGTAGCGTGGTTTACACAGACTGCACAGAGATGGAGGTCGAAGCTGGCAACAAAATGCCATTTGCTGAGGAAAGTGTGCAAAAACAGTGGTTGGGAATTGGTCAGGAAGAGAAGCCAGACGTTGGTACGGAGGCGGCTCAAGAAGGTACACGTGCGAATGATGGTGGAATGGACCACCACCACAACCTATCTGAAACTCTTATCATAGGTGAGGATGGCAAGGTGACGGTGCTGGACACCTTAGCAAAGGCAGCACCGCCGAGCAGACGCGGGAGAAAAAAGAAGCGTCCGGATGATGAAGATTTTCAAGTGCCCGCGGGCATGCGGGATCCCGACTTTGATCTGCTGAAAAGACCGGTGCGAAAGAATCGCGGACTCAAGATGAAACGGCTCCTGTCGCAGTGGCGGAAATCTGGGAGGACACCGGCCACCAGCAGCAGTAACAGCAGCCCCAAAAAGTATTCCGACTCGCTTGACTCGGCCAAAGGCGACGGCTTGGACGACAGAACGTGCAGCGTGTGCGGCAAGGTGCTGAGCCATGCCAAATTCATGGAGCGCCACATGAACCAACACACCGAAGAGCTGATGTACTCTTGTGCAGTGTGTCAGAGAAACTTCAAGCACTTCCGCTTCTTGCAGCAACACAAATGCCAAAGCGGCATGACCGAGGCAGAAGCCCAGAAAGAAAACGCAGAGACGGCAGAAGAAGAGGACAGCAAGTCCGCCATCGTTATTTGCGAGCCAGGCGACGAAACGCTGCCCGCGGATGACACGGCGGACGACCCCGATTACACGCTCGCTGACGAAAAGAGGTCCTCCAAAGAATTGGGACAGAAAAGCCCGGAGGACGCAAAGAACATCCTGGACGGCCCGTACTATTGTCCCCACTGCAGCGTGGAGTTCAAGTGCAAGCAGACGTTTCGCTTTCATTTGAGAAACATCTGTTACAACGAGCAACAGGTGGACCCGGATCAACCCGAAGACGTCCGCCATTGCTTCCGGTGCAACGAGTGCGACAAGGCCTTCAAGTACAAGTCGACCTTGGATTCCCACAAGCAAACGCACAACCCGCTCTACTGCGAGGTTTGCATGAAACTGGTGCGCGATTCCGAAGCCTTGGCCATGCACAAGGAATCGCACACGCCGTTCCAGTGCAACCAGTGCGAGGACAACTTCCCCGTGTTCAAGGCGCTGCATAAGCACTACATAGACGTCCACAATCCCGCCGAGCCTTTCACCTGCGCCCACTGCCAGACCACCTTTGCCAGTTTGAAGCGTTTCATCCGACACGAGTGGAAGCACACCGGCTACCAGCCCTTCCAGTGCCCCCACTGCACAAAAAGATTCCGATCGTACTCCGACCTGGTGGAGCACCAGAAAAAACACACCAAGGCTTATCCCTTCCTTTGCTGGGAGTGCGGCAAGAAATTCCGACACGGCGTCACTCTGACCCGGCACGTGGAGCGCGTGCACCAGTCCGGCGATATCCTCAGCGATAAGGCTTTACCCACCTTTGCGTGCACTCAGTGCGGGAAGAGCTTCACCTCCAGGAGATGCCTCCTGAAGCACGATAACTTCCATCACAAAGGCATGCGCTTCCCGTGCGAGCACTGCGGCAAGGGTTTCTTCGGGAAAGACGCGCTCGTGAGGCACACCTTGATCCACACGGGCGAAAGGCCGTTCAAATGCGACGACTGCGACAAGTCCTTCCGTTCCTCGGCGGAGCTTAAAATCCACCGCAGATACCATACGGGCGAAAGGCCCTTTAAGTGTAGCATCTGCGAAAAGGGTTTTGTTCAGTCTTGTTTTCTCACGCTACACATGAGAACTCATACTGGAGAGAGACCATATGTTTGCGCTAACTGTAACAAAGCCTTTTCCAGTTTACATGGCTTGAAAAGACATCGCAGGCTCGTCCACGCATAG
- the LOC125991585 gene encoding oocyte zinc finger protein XlCOF6 isoform X4: MQNLQSLWKVETSNATPDISDSHFMSLVRNLLRNAEERNNFFQDVFPEDFGPTYDKAIQTLMWLFLSRLEKLIPSQSLQQIASLLSDSSSVLKECMESFTGSQGLKTVLDTHKDLSQLEDVESCEVDSGILSTLCLPPAERDAILHEQAGIDAESSVVYTDCTEMEVEAGNKMPFAEESVQKQWLGIGQEEKPDVGTEAAQEGTRANDGGMDHHHNLSETLIIGEDGKVTVLDTLAKAAPPSRRGRKKKRPDDEDFQVPAGMRDPDFDLLKRPVRKNRGLKMKRLLSQWRKSGRTPATSSSNSSPKKYSDSLDSAKGDGLDDRTCSVCGKVLSHAKFMERHMNQHTEELMYSCAVCQRNFKHFRFLQQHKCQSGMTEAEAQKENAETAEEEDSKSAIVICEPGDETLPADDTADDPDYTLADEKRSSKELGQKSPEDAKNILDGPYYCPHCSVEFKCKQTFRFHLRNICYNEQQVDPDQPEDVRHCFRCNECDKAFKYKSTLDSHKQTHNPLYCEVCMKLVRDSEALAMHKESHTPFQCNQCEDNFPVFKALHKHYIDVHNPAEPFTCAHCQTTFASLKRFIRHEWKHTGYQPFQCPHCTKRFRSYSDLVEHQKKHTKAYPFLCWECGKKFRHGVTLTRHVERVHQSGDILSDKALPTFACTQCGKSFTSRRCLLKHDNFHHKGMRFPCEHCGKGFFGKDALVRHTLIHTGERPFKCDDCDKSFRSSAELKIHRRYHTGERPFKCSICEKGFVQSCFLTLHMRTHTGERPYVCANCNKAFSSLHGLKRHRRLVHA; the protein is encoded by the exons ATGCAAAACCTTCAATCACTGTGGAAAGTGGAG acCAGTAATGCAACTCCAGACATTTCTGACTCTCATTTTATGAGCCTCGTCCGGAATCTGCTGAGGAATGCAGAAGAAAGAAACAACTTTTTTCAA GATGTTTTCCCTGAAGACTTTGGTCCCACATATGACAAAGCAATCCAGACGTTGATGTGGCTCTTTCTGTCCAGGCTGGAAAAGCTTATTCCGAGTCAGTCTCTTCAACAG ATCGCATCTTTGTTAAGTGACTCATCTTCAGTTCTGAAAGAGTGCATGGAGTCTTTTACTGGGTCGCAGGGGCTCAAAACAGTGTTGGACACACACAAGGACCTCAGCCAGTTGGAGGATGTTG AATCTTGCGAGGTTGACAGTGGCATCTTGTCCACTCTCTgtcttcctcctgcggaaagagatGCAATCCTCCATGAGCAAGCCGGAATAGATGCAGAGAGTAGCGTGGTTTACACAGACTGCACAGAGATGGAGGTCGAAGCTGGCAACAAAATGCCATTTGCTGAGGAAAGTGTGCAAAAACAGTGGTTGGGAATTGGTCAGGAAGAGAAGCCAGACGTTGGTACGGAGGCGGCTCAAGAAGGTACACGTGCGAATGATGGTGGAATGGACCACCACCACAACCTATCTGAAACTCTTATCATAGGTGAGGATGGCAAGGTGACGGTGCTGGACACCTTAGCAAAGGCAGCACCGCCGAGCAGACGCGGGAGAAAAAAGAAGCGTCCGGATGATGAAGATTTTCAAGTGCCCGCGGGCATGCGGGATCCCGACTTTGATCTGCTGAAAAGACCGGTGCGAAAGAATCGCGGACTCAAGATGAAACGGCTCCTGTCGCAGTGGCGGAAATCTGGGAGGACACCGGCCACCAGCAGCAGTAACAGCAGCCCCAAAAAGTATTCCGACTCGCTTGACTCGGCCAAAGGCGACGGCTTGGACGACAGAACGTGCAGCGTGTGCGGCAAGGTGCTGAGCCATGCCAAATTCATGGAGCGCCACATGAACCAACACACCGAAGAGCTGATGTACTCTTGTGCAGTGTGTCAGAGAAACTTCAAGCACTTCCGCTTCTTGCAGCAACACAAATGCCAAAGCGGCATGACCGAGGCAGAAGCCCAGAAAGAAAACGCAGAGACGGCAGAAGAAGAGGACAGCAAGTCCGCCATCGTTATTTGCGAGCCAGGCGACGAAACGCTGCCCGCGGATGACACGGCGGACGACCCCGATTACACGCTCGCTGACGAAAAGAGGTCCTCCAAAGAATTGGGACAGAAAAGCCCGGAGGACGCAAAGAACATCCTGGACGGCCCGTACTATTGTCCCCACTGCAGCGTGGAGTTCAAGTGCAAGCAGACGTTTCGCTTTCATTTGAGAAACATCTGTTACAACGAGCAACAGGTGGACCCGGATCAACCCGAAGACGTCCGCCATTGCTTCCGGTGCAACGAGTGCGACAAGGCCTTCAAGTACAAGTCGACCTTGGATTCCCACAAGCAAACGCACAACCCGCTCTACTGCGAGGTTTGCATGAAACTGGTGCGCGATTCCGAAGCCTTGGCCATGCACAAGGAATCGCACACGCCGTTCCAGTGCAACCAGTGCGAGGACAACTTCCCCGTGTTCAAGGCGCTGCATAAGCACTACATAGACGTCCACAATCCCGCCGAGCCTTTCACCTGCGCCCACTGCCAGACCACCTTTGCCAGTTTGAAGCGTTTCATCCGACACGAGTGGAAGCACACCGGCTACCAGCCCTTCCAGTGCCCCCACTGCACAAAAAGATTCCGATCGTACTCCGACCTGGTGGAGCACCAGAAAAAACACACCAAGGCTTATCCCTTCCTTTGCTGGGAGTGCGGCAAGAAATTCCGACACGGCGTCACTCTGACCCGGCACGTGGAGCGCGTGCACCAGTCCGGCGATATCCTCAGCGATAAGGCTTTACCCACCTTTGCGTGCACTCAGTGCGGGAAGAGCTTCACCTCCAGGAGATGCCTCCTGAAGCACGATAACTTCCATCACAAAGGCATGCGCTTCCCGTGCGAGCACTGCGGCAAGGGTTTCTTCGGGAAAGACGCGCTCGTGAGGCACACCTTGATCCACACGGGCGAAAGGCCGTTCAAATGCGACGACTGCGACAAGTCCTTCCGTTCCTCGGCGGAGCTTAAAATCCACCGCAGATACCATACGGGCGAAAGGCCCTTTAAGTGTAGCATCTGCGAAAAGGGTTTTGTTCAGTCTTGTTTTCTCACGCTACACATGAGAACTCATACTGGAGAGAGACCATATGTTTGCGCTAACTGTAACAAAGCCTTTTCCAGTTTACATGGCTTGAAAAGACATCGCAGGCTCGTCCACGCATAG
- the LOC125991585 gene encoding zinc finger protein 135 isoform X3 yields the protein MVTDIVPQLLSTRQRAELILGLRARLILELCRSEETANIQTIQPHLDRMQNLQSLWKVETSNATPDISDSHFMSLVRNLLRNAEERNNFFQDVFPEDFGPTYDKAIQTLMWLFLSRLEKLIPSQSLQQIASLLSDSSSVLKECMESFTGSQGLKTVLDTHKDLSQLEDVESCEVDSGILSTLCLPPAERDAILHEQAGIDAESSVVYTDCTEMEVEAGNKMPFAEESVQKQWLGIGQEEKPDVGTEAAQEGTRANDGGMDHHHNLSETLIIGEDGKVTVLDTLAKAAPPSRRGRKKKRPDDEDFQVPAGMRDPDFDLLKRPVRKNRGLKMKRLLSQWRKSGRTPATSSSNSSPKKYSDSLDSAKGDGLDDRTCSVCGKVLSHAKFMERHMNQHTEELMYSCAVCQRNFKHFRFLQQHKCQSGMTEAEAQKENAETAEEEDSKSAIVICEPGDETLPADDTADDPDYTLADEKRSSKELGQKSPEDAKNILDGPYYCPHCSVEFKCKQTFRFHLRNICYNEQQVDPDQPEDVRHCFRCNECDKAFKYKSTLDSHKQTHNPLYCEVCMKLVRDSEALAMHKESHTPFQCNQCEDNFPVFKALHKHYIDVHNPAEPFTCAHCQTTFASLKRFIRHEWKHTGYQPFQCPHCTKRFRSYSDLVEHQKKHTKAYPFLCWECGKKFRHGVTLTRHVERVHQSGDILSDKALPTFACTQCGKSFTSRRCLLKHDNFHHKGMRFPCEHCGKGFFGKDALVRHTLIHTGERPFKCDDCDKSFRSSAELKIHRRYHTGERPFKCSICEKGFVQSCFLTLHMRTHTGERPYVCANCNKAFSSLHGLKRHRRLVHA from the exons ATGGTTACCGACATTGTTCCTCAACTCCTTTCAACCAGGCAACGTGCGGAACTCATCTTGGGCCTGAGAGCACGG CTCATCCTGGAGCTGTGCCGCTCTGAGGAGACAGCCAACATCCAGACCATTCAGCCACATCTTGATCGTATGCAAAACCTTCAATCACTGTGGAAAGTGGAG acCAGTAATGCAACTCCAGACATTTCTGACTCTCATTTTATGAGCCTCGTCCGGAATCTGCTGAGGAATGCAGAAGAAAGAAACAACTTTTTTCAA GATGTTTTCCCTGAAGACTTTGGTCCCACATATGACAAAGCAATCCAGACGTTGATGTGGCTCTTTCTGTCCAGGCTGGAAAAGCTTATTCCGAGTCAGTCTCTTCAACAG ATCGCATCTTTGTTAAGTGACTCATCTTCAGTTCTGAAAGAGTGCATGGAGTCTTTTACTGGGTCGCAGGGGCTCAAAACAGTGTTGGACACACACAAGGACCTCAGCCAGTTGGAGGATGTTG AATCTTGCGAGGTTGACAGTGGCATCTTGTCCACTCTCTgtcttcctcctgcggaaagagatGCAATCCTCCATGAGCAAGCCGGAATAGATGCAGAGAGTAGCGTGGTTTACACAGACTGCACAGAGATGGAGGTCGAAGCTGGCAACAAAATGCCATTTGCTGAGGAAAGTGTGCAAAAACAGTGGTTGGGAATTGGTCAGGAAGAGAAGCCAGACGTTGGTACGGAGGCGGCTCAAGAAGGTACACGTGCGAATGATGGTGGAATGGACCACCACCACAACCTATCTGAAACTCTTATCATAGGTGAGGATGGCAAGGTGACGGTGCTGGACACCTTAGCAAAGGCAGCACCGCCGAGCAGACGCGGGAGAAAAAAGAAGCGTCCGGATGATGAAGATTTTCAAGTGCCCGCGGGCATGCGGGATCCCGACTTTGATCTGCTGAAAAGACCGGTGCGAAAGAATCGCGGACTCAAGATGAAACGGCTCCTGTCGCAGTGGCGGAAATCTGGGAGGACACCGGCCACCAGCAGCAGTAACAGCAGCCCCAAAAAGTATTCCGACTCGCTTGACTCGGCCAAAGGCGACGGCTTGGACGACAGAACGTGCAGCGTGTGCGGCAAGGTGCTGAGCCATGCCAAATTCATGGAGCGCCACATGAACCAACACACCGAAGAGCTGATGTACTCTTGTGCAGTGTGTCAGAGAAACTTCAAGCACTTCCGCTTCTTGCAGCAACACAAATGCCAAAGCGGCATGACCGAGGCAGAAGCCCAGAAAGAAAACGCAGAGACGGCAGAAGAAGAGGACAGCAAGTCCGCCATCGTTATTTGCGAGCCAGGCGACGAAACGCTGCCCGCGGATGACACGGCGGACGACCCCGATTACACGCTCGCTGACGAAAAGAGGTCCTCCAAAGAATTGGGACAGAAAAGCCCGGAGGACGCAAAGAACATCCTGGACGGCCCGTACTATTGTCCCCACTGCAGCGTGGAGTTCAAGTGCAAGCAGACGTTTCGCTTTCATTTGAGAAACATCTGTTACAACGAGCAACAGGTGGACCCGGATCAACCCGAAGACGTCCGCCATTGCTTCCGGTGCAACGAGTGCGACAAGGCCTTCAAGTACAAGTCGACCTTGGATTCCCACAAGCAAACGCACAACCCGCTCTACTGCGAGGTTTGCATGAAACTGGTGCGCGATTCCGAAGCCTTGGCCATGCACAAGGAATCGCACACGCCGTTCCAGTGCAACCAGTGCGAGGACAACTTCCCCGTGTTCAAGGCGCTGCATAAGCACTACATAGACGTCCACAATCCCGCCGAGCCTTTCACCTGCGCCCACTGCCAGACCACCTTTGCCAGTTTGAAGCGTTTCATCCGACACGAGTGGAAGCACACCGGCTACCAGCCCTTCCAGTGCCCCCACTGCACAAAAAGATTCCGATCGTACTCCGACCTGGTGGAGCACCAGAAAAAACACACCAAGGCTTATCCCTTCCTTTGCTGGGAGTGCGGCAAGAAATTCCGACACGGCGTCACTCTGACCCGGCACGTGGAGCGCGTGCACCAGTCCGGCGATATCCTCAGCGATAAGGCTTTACCCACCTTTGCGTGCACTCAGTGCGGGAAGAGCTTCACCTCCAGGAGATGCCTCCTGAAGCACGATAACTTCCATCACAAAGGCATGCGCTTCCCGTGCGAGCACTGCGGCAAGGGTTTCTTCGGGAAAGACGCGCTCGTGAGGCACACCTTGATCCACACGGGCGAAAGGCCGTTCAAATGCGACGACTGCGACAAGTCCTTCCGTTCCTCGGCGGAGCTTAAAATCCACCGCAGATACCATACGGGCGAAAGGCCCTTTAAGTGTAGCATCTGCGAAAAGGGTTTTGTTCAGTCTTGTTTTCTCACGCTACACATGAGAACTCATACTGGAGAGAGACCATATGTTTGCGCTAACTGTAACAAAGCCTTTTCCAGTTTACATGGCTTGAAAAGACATCGCAGGCTCGTCCACGCATAG